Proteins encoded together in one Penicillium digitatum chromosome 1, complete sequence window:
- a CDS encoding ABC transporter, putative, protein MSVLGTFNTNFAGIQDAQESHVANMEARRHDPTASVNTEDTANEKSEVGDEKYTDAEVTRLAQQLTRQSTRFSVSPQNAENPFIETHEDSTLNPHSGNFKAKNWMKNLLAIQSRDPERYPKRQAGLAFKNLSVHGFGSPTDYQKDVANSVLEIGAFFRTMAGTGKQKIQILRDFDGLVKNGEMLIVLGRPGSGCSTFLKTIAGEMNGIFKDANSHMNYQGISDKEMRNQFRGEAIYTAETDVHFPQLSVGNTLKFAALARAPRNRLPGVSRDQYAEHMRDVVMAMLGLSHTINTRVGNDFIRGVSGGERKRVSIAEATLCGSPLQCWDNSTRGLDSANALEFCKTLNLMSKYSGTTCAVAIYQASQSAYDVFDKVTVLYEGRQIYFGRTTEAREFFTNMGFHCPDRQTTADFLTSLTSPAERVVKPGFEKMVPRTPDEFAKAWKNSAAYKELQKEIDDYNTQYPIGGESFQQFVESRKAMQSKGQRAKSPYTLSVAEQVQICVTRGFQRLKSDYSLTISALIGNTIMALIVGSVFYQLPDDVTSFYSRGALLFFAVLLNSFSSALEILTLYAQRPIVEKQARYAMYHPFAEAISSMLCDMPYKILNAITFNVTLYFMTGLRQNAGAFFTFMLFSFVTTLTMSMIFRTIASYSRTLSQALVPAAILILGLVIYTGFTIPTRNMLGWSRWMNYIDPIAYGFETLIVNEFHGRNFPCNPESFIPAGDSYADVGRFNKICSAKGAVAGQNFVSGEAYYTASFQYSNSHRWRNMGIMIGFMVFFMVTYLVGTEYISEAKSKGEVLLFRRGYAPKNSGNSDGDVEQTHGVSSAEKKDGAGSGGEQESAAIQRQTSIFQWQDVCYDVHIKNEERRILDHVDGWVKPGTCTALMGVSGAGKTTLLDVLATRVTMGVVSGEMLVDGRPRDQSFQRKTGYVQQQDLHLHTTTVREALRFSAILRQPRHVSHQEKLDYVEEVIKLLGMEHYADAVVGVPGEGLNVEQRKRLTIGVELAAKPQLLLFLDEPTSGLDSQTSWSILDLIDTLTKHGQAILCTIHQPSAMLFQRFDRLLFLAKGGRTVYFGEIGEHSSTLSNYFERNGAPKLSPEANPAEWMLEVIGAAPGTHSDIDWPAVWRESPERKAVQNHLAELRNNLSLKPVATTDNDPAGFNEFAAPFAVQLWQCLIRVFSQYWRTPIYIYSKTALCSLTALYVGFSFFHAQNSMQGLQNQMFSIFMLMTIFGNLVQQIMPHFVTQRSLYEVRERPSKTYSWQAFMSANILVELPWNALMSVLIFLCWYYPVGLQRNASADDLHERGALMWLLILTFMLFTSTFSHMMIAGIELAETGGNLANLLFSLCLIFCGVLATPDKMPHFWIFMYRVSPFTYLVSAMLSTGTSGAKVECESVELLHFEPTAGKTCFEYMNTYMNGLVVNGTQVAAPAGGYLVDNNATSNCAFCTIADTDTYLASVLSYYKDAWRNFGIMWAFIIFNIFGAVCIYWLARVPKGTRSKKTKTA, encoded by the coding sequence ATGTCGGTCCTTGGGACATTTAACACCAACTTCGCCGGCATTCAAGACGCACAGGAATCACATGTCGCCAACATGGAAGCTCGCCGCCATGACCCTACTGCCAGCGTGAACACCGAAGACACTGCCAATGAGAAGAGCGAGGTCGGTGACGAGAAGTACACGGATGCCGAAGTCACCCGTCTGGCCCAGCAACTCACCCGCCAGTCAACGCGCTTCTCTGTGTCACCCCAGAATGCAGAGAACCCTTTCATCGAAACCCATGAGGACTCAACTCTCAACCCTCACAGTGGAAACTTCAAGGCCAAGAATTGGATGAAGAACCTCCTTGCTATCCAATCACGCGATCCAGAACGATACCCTAAGCGTCAGGCTGGTCTGGCATTCAAAAACCTCAGCGTACACGGATTCGGCAGTCCTACAGACTACCAGAAGGATGTGGCTAACTCTGTTCTGGAAATTGGTGCCTTTTTCCGTACGATGGCCGGCACTGGCAAgcagaagattcaaattctgCGCGACTTCGATGGTCTTGTTAAGAACGGTGAGATGCTGATCGTTCTCGGCCGTCCTGGATCTGGCTGTTCGACCTTCTTGAAGACCATTGCGGGGGAGATGAACGGTATCTTCAAAGATGCCAATTCTCACATGAACTACCAAGGAATCTCCGATAAGGAGATGCGCAATCAGTTCCGCGGTGAGGCTATCTATACTGCCGAAACCGATGTCCATTTCCCCCAGCTTTCGGTAGGAAATACGTTGAAATTTGCTGCTCTGGCTCGTGCCCCGCGCAATCGTTTGCCGGGCGTCAGTCGTGACCAGTATGCAGAGCACATGCGTGATGTTGTCATGGCTATGCTTGGTCTTTCGCACACTATCAACACCAGAGTCGGTAACGATTTCATCCGTGGAGTTTCCGGTGGTGAACGAAAGCGTGTCAGTATCGCCGAGGCTACTCTCTGTGGCAGCCCTCTTCAATGCTGGGATAACAGTACCCGTGGTCTGGACAGTGCCAATGCTCTGGAGTTCTGTAAGACATTGAATCTGATGTCTAAGTACTCGGGCACCACCTGTGCGGTCGCTATCTACCAGGCATCTCAGAGTGCCTACGATGTCTTCGATAAGGTGACTGTACTGTACGAGGGTCGACAGATCTACTTTGGCCGCACCACCGAGGCTAGGGAATTCTTCACGAACATGGGCTTCCATTGTCCCGACCGCCAGACTACCGCCGATTTCCTGACCTCTCTTACTAGCCCCGCTGAGCGAGTTGTTAAGCCTGGCTTTGAGAAAATGGTTCCCCGTACCCCCGACGAGTTCGCTAAGGCCTGGAAAAATAGTGCTGCGTACAAGGAGCTTCAGAAAGAGATTGACGACTACAATACACAGTACCCTATTGGTGGCGAGTCGTTCCAACAGTTTGTTGAATCTCGCAAGGCTATGCAGTCGAAGGGCCAGCGCGCTAAGTCTCCATACACCCTATCTGTCGCCGAGCAGGTCCAAATCTGTGTTACACGTGGTTTCCAGCGCTTGAAAAGTGACTACAGTCTAACTATATCCGCCTTGATTGGAAACACGATTATGGCTTTGATTGTCGGTTCGGTTTTCTATCAGCTGCCCGACGACGTGACCAGTTTTTACTCTCGTGGTgccctcctcttcttcgctGTCCTGCTCAACTCCTTCTCCAGTGCCCTGGAAATTCTAACTCTTTACGCGCAACGTCCTATTGTCGAGAAACAAGCTCGCTACGCCATGTATCATCCGTTTGCCGAAGCAATTTCGTCAATGCTATGTGACATGCCGTACAAAATCCTTAATGCCATCACTTTTAACGTTACGCTCTACTTCATGACTGGTCTTCGCCAAAACGCTGGCGCTTTCTTCACCTTCATGCTCTTCTCATTCGTGACCACATTGACCATGTCGATGATTTTCCGAACCATCGCTTCTTACTCGCGTACCCTATCTCAGGCTCTGGTGCCCGCCGCAATCCTGATCCTCGGTCTGGTCATCTACACTGGATTCACCATCCCAACCCGCAACATGCTTGGTTGGTCTCGCTGGATGAACTACATTGACCCAATCGCATATGGGTTTGAGACCTTGATTGTGAACGAGTTCCACGGTCGCAATTTCCCCTGCAACCCAGAGTCTTTCATCCCGGCGGGAGACTCCTACGCTGATGTCGGCCGGTTCAACAAGATTTGCTCGGCGAAAGGAGCTGTGGCCGGCCAGAACTTTGTCAGTGGTGAGGCCTACTACACTGCAAGCTTCCAGTACTCCAACAGCCACAGGTGGAGGAACATGGGAATTATGATTGGGTTTATGGTCTTCTTCATGGTCACCTACCTTGTCGGCACCGAGTACATCTCCGAGGCTAAGTCCAAGGGCGAGGTTCTGCTTTTCCGTCGTGGCTACGCCCCCAAGAACTCCGGCAATTCCGATGGTGATGTCGAGCAGACACACGGTGTGTCCTCTGCGGAAAAGAAGGATGGTGCTGGCTCCGGCGGCGAACAAGAGTCTGCTGCAATCCAAAGACAAACTTCTATTTTCCAATGGCAAGACGTGTGTTACGATGTTCACATCAAAAATGAGGAACGTCGCATTCTCGACCACGTTGACGGCTGGGTTAAGCCCGGTACCTGCACTGCATTGATGGGTGTTTCTGGGGCCGGTAAAACCACTCTTCTGGATGTCCTTGCCACGCGTGTCACAATGGGTGTTGTGTCTGGTGAGATGTTGGTTGATGGTCGTCCTCGCGACCAGTCTTTCCAGCGTAAGACTGGTTACGTTCAACAGCAGGATCTCCATCTCCACACTACCACAGTCCGCGAGGCCCTCCGCTTCAGCGCCATTCTCCGTCAGCCGCGTCACGTTTCTCACCAGGAGAAACTTGACTACGTCGAGGAAGTAATTAAGCTTCTTGGAATGGAACACTATGCGGATGCCGTCGTCGGTGTCCCCGGTGAAGGTCTCAATGTCGAACAGCGCAAGCGTCTTACTATTGGTGTCGAGCTAGCTGCCAAGCCGCAGCTGCTTCTCTTCCTGGATGAGCCCACTTCGGGTCTTGACAGTCAAACATCTTGGTCTATCTTGGATCTTATTGACACCTTGACTAAGCACGGTCAGGCTATTCTCTGCACAATTCACCAGCCCTCTGCTATGCTCTTCCAGAGATTCGATCGTCTCCTATTCCTCGCTAAGGGTGGTAGAACCGTCTATTTCGGAGAAATCGGCGAGCATTCTTCCACGCTCTCTAACTACTTTGAACGAAATGGTGCTCCCAAGCTTTCTCCTGAGGCCAACCCTGCTGAGTGGATGCTTGAGGTGATTGGAGCTGCTCCCGGAACCCATAGTGATATCGACTGGCCTGCTGTATGGCGCGAAAGCCCTGAGCGCAAGGCAGTACAAAACCACCTCGCCGAGCTCAGGAACAACCTCTCTCTAAAGCCCGTTGCCACAACCGATAACGACCCAGCCGGCTTCAATGAATTCGCTGCACCGTTCGCCGTCCAACTCTGGCAGTGTCTCATCCGTGTGTTCAGCCAATACTGGCGGACTCCTATCTACATTTACTCCAAGACTGCGCTCTGCAGTTTGACTGCCCTCTACGTCggtttctccttcttccacGCCCAGAACAGTATGCAAGGACTCCAGAACCAGATGTTCAGTATCTTCATGTTGATGACAATCTTCGGTAACTTGGTGCAACAAATCATGCCACACTTCGTTACCCAGCGCTCCCTCTACGAAGTCCGCGAACGCCCCTCCAAAACATACTCATGGCAAGCCTTTATGTCGGCAAACATCCTTGTCGAACTCCCATGGAACGCCCTGATGTCTGTGCTCATCTTCCTCTGCTGGTACTATCCCGTCGGGCTGCAACGCAACGCCAGTGCCGATGACCTCCATGAGCGAGGCGCTCTGATGTGGCTCCTCATCTTAACCTTTATGTTGTTCACCAGCACATTCTCTCATATGATGATTGCCGGTATCGAGCTTGCCGAAACAGGAGGCAATCTCGCCAACTTGCTCTTCTCCCTCTGTCTGATCTTCTGTGGTGTCCTCGCTACCCCGGACAAAATGCCTCACTTCTGGATCTTCATGTACCGCGTCTCGCCGTTCACTTACCTAGTCTCTGCGATGTTGTCGACCGGCACATCCGGTGCAAAGGTCGAGTGTGAGTCCGTCGAGTTGCTCCACTTCGAGCCCACTGCCGGCAAGACCTGTTTCGAGTACATGAATACCTATATGAACGGACTCGTTGTCAACGGAACTCAGGTCGCTGCTCCTGCTGGCGGTTACCTCGTCGACAACAACGCCACTAGCAACTGCGCTTTCTGCACTATCGCAGATACCGATACTTATCTCGCCAGCGTGCTGAGCTACTACAAAGATGCATGGCGCAACTTCGGTATCATGTGGGCGTTtatcatcttcaacatcttTGGTGCTGTGTGCATCTACTGGCTCGCTCGTGTGCCCAAGGGAACACGTAGCAAGAAGACAAAGACTGCTTGA
- a CDS encoding Metalloreductase, putative: MAATHPHVAARGYGSNATYIFEYSRGLGGVDVPRDVIITRIIYVSLSAVAVALFCGRVAQISHAYLRQITASSADKRQQTFWAQEQSRWWSKIKKHILYAPLGKKRHNRELQLSSAVNVGTLPSRLQTILVALYFTSQVAYCFVLDYRVNKKAALLAELRGRSGVMAVLNMVPLFLLAGRNNPLIAILHVSFDTYNLLHRWLGRMVVLEAVIHTAAWTVNAVDEENFSLMLVRVRDTPFFLWGLIGTVAAVFLSLHSPSPIRHAFYETFLHLHQLAAVLTFVGVYLHLQLDNLPQQSWARSIACMWLGDRLARLFRLIHLNVSTSGTTTMVVQALPGEACRVTFHLPKLVQIEPGCHVFAYVPSISWWMSHPFSIAWTEPSTSSTAASIPSPAQRQTRGKESADVEKQSDLLNRLSKPSTQVSLIISARKGMTRRLYNAADASPSKTLTLSGFIEGPYGSHPTNPSSYGTTVLFSAGAGITHHLLYTRALVTAAAQNTAATRKVYLIWSVRSTDHLTWVSGYMDQILRLPDRRDILVVKLFISKPRRATDVVSPSATVLMHSGRCRPDVVLDEILPGRTGAMLVSVCGPGAFADEVRAAARERIGKGAVVDFVEEAFTW, translated from the coding sequence ATGGCAGCAACCCATCCGCATGTTGCGGCACGAGGGTACGGGTCAAATGCGACATACATATTTGAGTACTCTAGGGGGTTGGGGGGCGTGGACGTCCCTCGCGATGTGATCATTACTCGGATCATCTACGTTTCCCTGAGCGCCGTGGCAGTCGCATTGTTCTGTGGCCGGGTCGCCCAGATCAGCCATGCCTATCTACGCCAAATCACCGCATCTAGCGCAGACAAGCGCCAGCAGACTTTCTGGGCCCAGGAACAATCAAGATGGTggtccaaaatcaagaagCATATCCTCTATGCCCCACTAGGAAAAAAGAGACACAACCGAGAATTACAGCTCTCGTCTGCTGTCAATGTCGGCACCTTACCCTCCCGACTGCAGACCATCCTGGTCGCACTATACTTCACTAGCCAAGTCGCATACTGCTTTGTTCTGGACTATAGAGTCAACAAAAAAGCAGCCTTATTGGCCGAGCTGCGTGGCCGATCCGGGGTAATGGCCGTCCTCAACATGGTCCCgctcttcctcctcgccgGCCGAAATAACCCCTTGATTGCAATCCTTCACGTTAGCTTTGACACATACAATCTCCTCCACCGCTGGCTAGGCCGCATGGTCGTCCTTGAGGCAGTCATACACACAGCTGCATGGACTGTCAACGCCGTCGACGAGGAAAACTTCTCCCTCATGCTCGTCCGCGTACGTGATACCCCCTTCTTCTTATGGGGCTTGATAGGCACAGTCGCAGCGGTTTTCCTCAGTCTACACTCTCCTTCACCCATCCGCCACGCTTTCTACGAGACCTTCCTACATCTGCACCAACTCGCCGCCGTGCTCACCTTTGTGGGCGTATACCTCCACCTCCAGCTGGATAATCTCCCGCAGCAAAGCTGGGCGAGATCAATCGCCTGCATGTGGCTGGGCGACCGACTCGCGCGACTCTTCCGCCTCATTCACCTGAACGTCTCGACCTCAGGCACAACCACGATGGTCGTTCAAGCTCTCCCAGGCGAAGCCTGCCGCGTAACCTTCCACCTGCCCAAACTGGTCCAGATCGAACCAGGCTGCCACGTCTTCGCCTACGTCCCCAGCATTTCATGGTGGATGTCACACCCATTCTCAATCGCCTGGACCGAACCCAGCACGAGCAGCACCGCAGCCTCAATCCCCTCCCCAGCCCAACGGCAAACACGGGGCAAAGAATCCGCCGATGTGGAAAAACAATCGGACCTCCTCAATAGACTCTCAAAACCATCCACCCAAGTCTCCCTCATTATCAGCGCCCGAAAAGGCATGACCCGCCGTCTCTACAACGCCGCCGATGCTTCCCCCTCCAAAACCCTCACATTATCAGGCTTCATCGAAGGCCCCTACGGCTCACACCCAACAAATCCCTCCAGCTACGGCACAACAGTCCTCTTCAGCGCTGGCGCAGGAATCACCCACCACCTGCTCTACACGCGCGCACTCGTGACCGCCGCAGCACAGAACACCGCCGCAACGCGGAAAGTCTACCTGATCTGGTCTGTCCGGTCTACAGATCACCTCACCTGGGTGAGCGGCTACATGGACCAGATCCTGCGCTTGCCAGATCGGCGGGATATTCTCGTTGTCAAGCTTTTCATCTCGAAGCCGCGTCGTGCGACGGATGTCGTGAGTCCTTCTGCGACGGTGCTGATGCATTCTGGGAGGTGTAGGCCGGACGTTGTTCTTGATGAGATTTTGCCGGGGAGAACCGGGGCTATGCTGGTGAGTGTTTGTGGGCCTGGGGCTTTTGCGGATGAGGTTAGGGCTGCGGCGAGAGAGAGGATTGGGAAGGGGGCCGTGGTAGATTTTGTGGAGGAGGCTTTTACATGGTGA
- a CDS encoding 2-deoxy-D-gluconate 3-dehydrogenase, putative, with protein MADVMSLFSLSGKTALVTGGTRGIGQAMAFALAEAGADIILIQRDTTNTLTKDEIINRLGRKAWIHVAELGDRQAVKDILPALTSQGLKPEILVNCAGIQRRHPAEKFPDEDWDEVLEINLSSVFIMCREFAAYLLARDASEFPQGRRGSIINVASLLTFQGGITVPAYAASKGGIGQLTKALSNDWLAKGINVNAIAPGYIATDMNTALIADATRNASIMARIPAGRWGKPEDFKGAVVYLASQASSYVSGEILTVDGGWMGR; from the exons ATGGCAGATGTTATGTCCCTCTTCTCCCTAAGCGGGAAAACTGCTCTCGTTACCGGTGGAACTCGAGGTATTGGCCAAGCTATGGCCTTTGCCCTGGCTGAGGCCGGCGCCGATATCATCTTGATTCAG AGAGATACCACCAACACATTAACGAAGGACGAGATCATTAATCGCCTTGGGCGAAAGGCATGGATCCATGTCGCCGAGCTTGGAGATCGCCAAGCTGTCAAGGACATCCTCCCTGCATTGACCAGCCAAGGACTGAAACCCGAGATTCTAGTGAACTGCGCGGGGATCCAACGGAGACACCCGGCGGAGAAATTCCCAGATGAGGACTGGGATGAG GTTTTGGAAATCAACCTATCGTCCGTCTTCATCATGTGCCGAGAATTCGCCGCCTATCTCCTGGCTCGCGATGCGTCTGAATTCCCACAGGGTCGCCGTGGCTCTATCATTAATGTCGCATCGCTGCTCACCTTCCAGGGTGGAATTACAGTCCCCGCTTATGCGGCATCCAAGGGTGGTATTGGGCAATTGACCAAAGCGCTCTCAAATGACTGGCTCGCCAAAGGCATCAATGTCAATGCGATTGCCCCCGGTTATATTGCTACCGATATGAACACCGCCCTCATCGCCGATGCGACCCGCAACGCCAGTATCATGGCACGCATCCCTGCTGGCCGATGGGGAAAGCCCGAGGATTTCAAGGGTGCTGTGGTATATCTGGCCAGTCAGGCTAGCAGTTATGTGTCTGGTGAGATCCTGACAGTTGATGGTGGATGGATGGGACGGTAA
- a CDS encoding C6 transcription factor, putative — MGEESPPEASRREIAKRVSRACLHCRQRKSRCDLDSNGNPGKPPCQRCVRENRECILGGSNRGGRRIRKNKIKNFTPANQSPDKDSEESSPTNSEPRKVQSASYPGPLVFLPPNPPAPAPAPASASVEDDDTSISSVPRNPSDAWQCLTGIATEGTGAIPEVRNDHVRSERTAFPGYNSLRNDVVSDFSNQTIGIRAYRLVQTCALDPETVWQLISRYAENFHPYLPLVPRKYFTRIALDSFATNEKHLLTAVLTIASKDLVDQPEIHEYCSKYMHELISGIAAGAECDVEAVEALLLLAEWEPQGLRPRIERVGRGEEDRAAWMHVGLALRSGYFIGMDRTSFRGDPYGDHESEARRRLAWASCYISDRLISVRIGRAFWSRGPGPMTGLVSQDFPSLQPVNEGDEDYAKIFQATLDLTQLYGNVHEVLYSGMRTSNQMMLMGDYVKYVDDFRLAILRWKSLWGSLDCSPPVRATLQLSYEYLRLYTTAFAFQAAISQSLVKPKTDLQGQREHLRSTFKNVASMQDSRFIYESVDAAKSYLTILVDLVDPEKHLHFMPLRFYLYGIYSAVFLYKARSFGMMVPSEEAKVQGLVIRTTEVLKQASAGTDDVGSRYARLLELLWKPKPTNPPEEKQQNSDFSLQTALPNPVADTGYMQFSPANDFSWLDLEAVGEYVSGDQISNGLLGLDAFQNASDLYQSREARSQSWQPSAWMGDMSSSLLF; from the exons ATGGGCGAAGAATCCCCGCCAGAAGCCTCACGGCGCGAGATCGCCAAGCGTGTTTCTCGAGCCTGCTTGCATTGCAGACAGCGCAAGTCTCGATGTGACCT AGACTCCAACGGTAACCCTGGCAAACCACCATGCCAGCGCTGCGTACGCGAAAACCGCGAATGTATTTTAGGCGGCTCAAATCGTGGAGGTCGTCGAATCCGAAAGAACAAAATCAAAAACTTTACACCCGCAAATCAGTCGCCAGACAAGGATTCGGAAGAATCAAGTCCAACCAACTCTGAACCCCGCAAAGTGCAATCGGCATCTTATCCCGGCCCGTTGGTCTTCTTGCCACCCAAcccaccagcaccagcaccagcaccagcctcAGCATCggtcgaggatgatgataCCTCAATATCATCTGTCCCGCGGAATCCATCAGACGCCTGGCAATGCTTGACCGGCATCGCCACGGAAGGCACGGGGGCAATACCCGAGGTCCGCAACGACCACGTTCGGTCGGAGCGAACAGCGTTCCCCGGATACAACAGCCTGCGCAACGACGTTGTCTCAGACTTTAGCAACCAAACTATAGGCATCAGGGCCTACAGACTCGTTCAGACGTGTGCTCTAGACCCGGAAACGGTATGGCAACTGATCTCTCGCTACGCGGAGAACTTCCATCCGTATCTTCCCCTCGTGCCGCGGAAGTACTTTACGCGCATAGCTTTAGACTCCTTCGCCACGAATGAGAAGCACCTTCTCACTGCAGTCCTGACGATCGCCTCCAAGGACTTGGTCGACCAGCCCGAAATCCACGAATACTGCTCCAAGTACATGCACGAGCTGATTTCTGGCATCGCCGCGGGCGCGGAGTGCGATGTTGAAGCGGTCGAAGCGCTTCTGTTACTTGCCGAGTGGGAACCACAGGGGCTACGGCCTCGTATTGAGCGCGTTGGCCGCGGAGAGGAAGACCGCGCTGCGTGGATGCATGTCGGGCTTGCGCTACGATCGGGTTATTTCATCGGCATGGATCGCACTTCTTTCCGTGGGGATCCTTATGGGGATCATGAGAGTGAGGCTCGTCGGCGGCTGGCCTGGGCGAGCTGCTATATCTCTGATCGTTTGATTTCTGTGCGTATTGGACGTGCTTTCTGGTCTCGTGGCCCGGGACCCATGACTGGTCTTGTTAGTCAGGATTTTCCGTCGCTGCAGCCGGTTAACGAGGGCGACGAGGACTATGCGAAGATCTTTCAAGCTACGTTGGATCTTACGCAACTTTATGGGAATGTTCATGAGGTTCTGTATTCGGGCATGCGTACTAGTAACCAGATGATGTTGATGGGAGACTATGTTAAATATGTGGATGACTTCCGTCTGGCGATTCTGCGGTGGAAGTCACTTTGGGGGTCACTGGATT GCTCACCCCCTGTGCGAGCAACACTACAGTTGTCATACGAGTATTTGCGGCTGTACACAACTGCTTTCGCATTCCAAGCTGCGATCTCGCAGTCGCTAGTCAAACCGAAAACCGACCTACAAGGCCAGCGAGAACATCTACGATCGACGTTTAAGAATGTCGCATCGATGCAGGATTCACGGTTCATTTATGAATCTGTTGATGCGGCCAAGTCCTACCTGACAATCCTTGTGGATCTGGTAGATCCTGAGAAGCATCTCCATTTCATGCCTCTGCGCTTCTACTT ATATGGCATCTATTCTGCCGTTTTCCTCTACAAG GCTCGCTCATTCGGAATGATGGTCCCAtcagaagaagcaaaagtcCAGGGCCTAGTCATCCGAACAACGGAAGTCCTCAAACAAGCAAGCGCCGGCACTGACGATGTCGGGTCGCGTTATGCTCGTCTTCTAGAGCTTCTGTGGAAGCCCAAACCCACAAATCCACCCGAAGAGAAACAGCAAAATAGTGACTTTTCTTTGCAAACAGCTCTTCCGAACCCGGTCGCAGACACGGGGTACATGCAATTTAGCCCTGCCAATGACTTCTCGTGGCTGGACTTGGAGGCTGTGGGCGAATATGTATCCGGAGACCAGATTTCTAATGGCTTATTGGGACTGGATGCGTTTCAGAATGCATCCGATTTGTATCAATCTAGAGAGGCACGCTCGCAATCTTGGCAGCCTTCTGCTTGGATGGGGGATATGAGCAGCAGCCTTCTCTTTTAA
- a CDS encoding 3-ketoacyl-acyl carrier protein reductase, putative, translating to MSLNEIQGRLALISGASGGIGAACAHQLAQHGVHLALTYATNLTAMNALVTDLQTKYANNKLQISIHKVDVGSADDIEKMFQQIDTEHGHRPDILISNAGHGKRIPQIWDCSLEEFDYTLRVNLRASFILVKGAVEHMKSQNWGRIVLMSSIAAQGGGINGCHYAASKGGLTGMMKNLSTRLAEFNISVNDVAPAMIGDTGMIPNAAAIPDVVAGIPLGRLGTPEETANVVTMLVKTGYMTGQSLLLGGGLK from the exons ATGTCACTTAACGAGATCCAGGGTCGACTTGCGCTTATCAGCGGTGCATCGGGAGG AATTGGAGCTGCTTGTGCACACCAGCTCGCCCAACATGGAGTGCATCTCGCCCTGACATACGCGACCAACCTAACTGCAATGAATGCGTTGGTGACCGATCTGCAGACTAAATACGCCAACAACAAGCTCCAAATCTCAATCCACAAAGTGGATGTTGGCTCCGCTGACGACATAGAGAAGATGTTCCAGCAAATCGACACCGAGCACGGCCACCGGCCTGACATTCTGATCTCGAACGCTGGACACGGGAAGCGGATTCCTCAAATCTGGGACTGCTCTCTCGAAGAGTTCGACTACACTCTACGTGTCAATCTACGCGCTTCATTTATTCTCGTCAAGGGGGCGGTCGAGCATATGAAGAGCCAGAATTGGGGGCGCATTGTGTTAATGTCCTCTATTGCTGCGCAAGGCGGGGGAATCAATGGATGTC ATTACGCCGCCTCTAAAGGTGGTCTGACAGGAATGATGAAGAACCTTTCTACCCGGCTTGCTGAATTCAATATCAGTGTTAACGACGTGGCGCCTGCTATGATTGGTGACACTGGCATGATCCCTAACGCTGCGGCCATCCCCGATGTGGTAGCTGGTATTCCACTTGGTCGCCTTGGAACTCCCGAGGAAACGGCCAACGTTGTGACCATGCTGGTGAAAACAGGGTACATGACGGGGCAGAGCCTCTTGCTGGGTGGAGGGTTGAAATGA